One stretch of Pseudoramibacter sp. DNA includes these proteins:
- a CDS encoding winged helix-turn-helix domain-containing protein yields MNNKEKKILELLLEDPGYSMPQLAAYIGCSRKTISQH; encoded by the coding sequence ATAAATAATAAAGAAAAGAAAATTCTTGAACTTTTACTTGAAGATCCGGGGTATTCCATGCCGCAGCTTGCGGCATATATAGGTTGCAGCCGAAAGACGATTTCTCAACATTGA
- a CDS encoding NAD(P)-dependent oxidoreductase — translation MQKIGWIGTGVMGAPMAQRLMEAGYTLTVYNRTKAKAEPLIAKGAVWADGPEACAKGQDMVFTMVGYPKDVEEVYFGENGKGGIIAAADAGTLFVDMTTTRPSLSVDIAKAAEAAGCAAIDAPVSGGDVGAKAGTLSIMAGGDAAAVEAAEPVLSHLGTQILREGGPGAGQHTKMANQIALAGTVAGVCEAVKYGKTVGLDPDQMLKSIGGGAAGSWQMQNLGPKMAEGDYTPGFFIKHLVKDLTIADTEAEDRDLHLVVLKTVLSMYKDLRRQDMGELGTQALIAYYDAKGQEDPFDE, via the coding sequence ATTCAAAAGATAGGATGGATCGGCACTGGCGTCATGGGTGCGCCCATGGCACAGCGCCTGATGGAGGCCGGTTATACCCTGACGGTTTACAACCGGACGAAGGCGAAAGCAGAACCGTTAATTGCGAAAGGCGCCGTTTGGGCAGACGGCCCCGAAGCCTGTGCGAAGGGGCAGGACATGGTGTTCACCATGGTGGGCTATCCCAAAGATGTGGAAGAAGTTTATTTCGGGGAAAACGGGAAAGGCGGCATCATCGCTGCGGCGGACGCAGGCACCCTTTTTGTGGACATGACGACGACCCGCCCGAGCCTGTCAGTGGACATCGCCAAGGCCGCTGAAGCAGCAGGCTGTGCGGCCATCGACGCGCCGGTTTCCGGCGGGGATGTGGGCGCCAAGGCCGGCACCTTGTCGATCATGGCAGGGGGCGATGCGGCGGCTGTCGAAGCAGCGGAACCGGTGCTTTCCCATCTGGGCACCCAGATTTTAAGAGAAGGGGGCCCGGGCGCAGGCCAGCACACGAAGATGGCCAATCAGATCGCCTTGGCAGGCACCGTCGCTGGGGTCTGCGAAGCGGTGAAATACGGCAAGACCGTCGGTCTCGATCCGGACCAGATGTTAAAGAGCATCGGCGGCGGCGCGGCGGGCAGCTGGCAGATGCAGAACCTCGGCCCGAAAATGGCTGAAGGGGACTACACCCCGGGGTTCTTTATCAAGCACCTGGTCAAGGATCTCACCATTGCGGACACGGAAGCTGAAGACCGGGATCTGCACCTTGTGGTGCTTAAGACCGTGCTGTCCATGTACAAGGATTTGAGAAGACAGGACATGGGGGAACTGGGCACCCAGGCCCTCATCGCCTATTACGACGCCAAAGGCCAGGAGGACCCCTTTGATGAATGA
- a CDS encoding type I restriction-modification system subunit M: MAVGNNEREELHRAIWAIADEMRGAVDGWDFKNYVLGAMFYRYISEDLAAYIDQGEEEAGNAGFHYAEMADADAEEARQGLIEEKGYFILPSDLFVNVCARAADDENLNETLEGVFRRIEGSTSGSESETDFRGLFDDFNVNSNQLGGTVKLRNKRLVKLLEGVQDMQLGTITGHGSDTFGDAYEYLMTMYASNAGKSGGEFFTPSDVSILLTRLGTVGKTSVNKVYDPACGSGSLLLKSLDLLGMDGVKQGFFGQEINVTTYNLCRINMFLHGVGFDRFDIALGDTLTDPKHWDDEPFELIVSNPPYSIKWEGKDNPTLINDPRFAPAGVLAPKSKADLAFILHCLSWLSPSGTASIVCFPGVMYRGGAEKKIRKFLVDNNYIDAVIQLPANLFFGTSIATCIMVLKKNKQETGILMIDASNEFVKATNNNRLSDDNIEHIVDAFEKREAVEHFAHTASYDEVVENDYNLSVSAYVEPEDTREQIDIQALNAELKTLVAKEDELRRAIDEIVAEIEGGGDE; the protein is encoded by the coding sequence ATGGCAGTGGGCAACAACGAACGGGAAGAACTGCACCGCGCGATCTGGGCGATTGCCGACGAGATGCGCGGGGCGGTGGACGGCTGGGATTTCAAGAATTACGTGCTTGGCGCGATGTTTTACCGCTATATTTCGGAGGATCTGGCGGCGTATATCGATCAGGGCGAGGAGGAAGCGGGCAATGCCGGCTTTCATTACGCTGAGATGGCGGACGCAGACGCGGAGGAAGCGCGCCAGGGTTTGATCGAGGAAAAAGGGTATTTTATCTTACCGAGCGATTTATTCGTGAATGTCTGTGCCCGGGCGGCCGATGATGAAAATCTTAATGAAACCCTCGAGGGGGTGTTCCGCCGGATTGAGGGTTCGACTTCAGGCAGCGAGTCCGAGACGGATTTCCGCGGCCTTTTCGACGATTTTAACGTGAACAGCAACCAGCTCGGCGGCACAGTGAAGCTGCGCAACAAGCGGCTGGTGAAGCTGCTCGAAGGGGTCCAGGATATGCAGCTCGGGACGATCACAGGCCACGGCAGCGACACCTTCGGGGACGCCTACGAGTATTTGATGACGATGTACGCGTCCAACGCGGGCAAATCCGGGGGCGAGTTTTTCACGCCGTCGGACGTGTCGATTCTGCTGACGCGTCTCGGCACAGTGGGGAAGACTTCGGTCAACAAGGTATACGATCCGGCGTGCGGCTCGGGCTCGCTGCTGCTCAAGTCCCTTGATCTTTTAGGTATGGACGGTGTAAAGCAGGGGTTTTTCGGTCAGGAGATCAATGTGACGACGTACAACCTGTGCCGGATCAATATGTTCCTTCACGGGGTAGGCTTCGACCGGTTCGATATTGCCCTTGGCGACACGCTGACGGATCCGAAGCACTGGGACGACGAGCCTTTCGAGCTGATTGTTTCGAATCCGCCTTATTCGATCAAATGGGAAGGCAAGGACAACCCGACCTTGATTAATGACCCGAGGTTTGCGCCGGCCGGGGTGCTGGCGCCGAAGAGCAAGGCGGACCTGGCGTTTATCCTGCACTGCCTGTCGTGGCTTTCGCCGAGCGGGACGGCGTCGATCGTCTGTTTCCCGGGTGTGATGTACCGAGGCGGCGCGGAAAAGAAGATTCGGAAATTCCTTGTGGATAACAATTACATCGACGCGGTGATTCAGCTGCCGGCGAATCTGTTCTTCGGAACATCGATCGCGACGTGCATCATGGTGCTGAAGAAGAACAAACAGGAGACGGGGATTTTGATGATCGACGCCTCGAACGAATTTGTGAAGGCGACGAACAACAACCGGCTGTCGGACGACAACATCGAGCACATTGTCGACGCCTTTGAAAAACGGGAAGCGGTCGAACATTTCGCCCACACCGCTTCTTACGACGAGGTGGTCGAGAATGATTACAATTTGTCAGTGTCGGCGTACGTCGAGCCGGAGGACACCCGGGAGCAGATTGATATTCAGGCGCTGAACGCGGAGCTGAAGACCCTTGTCGCGAAGGAGGACGAGCTGCGGCGCGCGATTGACGAGATTGTCGCGGAGATTGAAGGTGGCGGCGATGAGTAA
- a CDS encoding ASCH domain-containing protein translates to MGQKKVQPKGVKCLSFQQPYATMIATGIKTVECRSRKIKTPIKDLVVCASKTAKIFPKMDGLVYGCAIGMVDVVDCVPFTRKHLKAAMMSYMPEGDSNAWILENPRLIVPRPVKATASFFYTDFTPEVIGPGFEAYAQHMLPLAYDSGIPEFTAVMMDCLFNDPAEFWEILDL, encoded by the coding sequence ATGGGTCAGAAAAAAGTTCAGCCCAAAGGCGTCAAATGTTTAAGCTTTCAGCAGCCCTACGCGACGATGATTGCGACGGGGATCAAAACAGTGGAGTGCCGGTCGCGGAAAATCAAGACGCCGATTAAGGATTTGGTCGTCTGCGCGTCCAAAACGGCGAAAATCTTTCCCAAGATGGACGGCTTGGTCTACGGCTGCGCGATCGGGATGGTCGACGTCGTCGACTGTGTTCCCTTTACGCGAAAGCATTTGAAAGCGGCGATGATGTCGTATATGCCGGAGGGAGACAGCAACGCCTGGATCCTCGAAAATCCGCGGCTCATCGTGCCCCGGCCGGTCAAGGCAACGGCCAGCTTTTTCTACACGGATTTCACGCCAGAAGTAATCGGTCCCGGCTTTGAGGCGTATGCCCAACACATGCTGCCCCTTGCGTACGATTCGGGCATCCCGGAATTCACGGCTGTGATGATGGACTGCTTGTTTAACGATCCGGCGGAATTTTGGGAGATTCTCGATTTGTAA
- a CDS encoding M48 family metalloprotease: MYFTDFFKRMTRKGNIPTLVYLALNVFIIALSVYVFIGTAFMLPIWLCVLLGIGLYALSLAIALSPMGEWILRKRAGCKKIERVEQVNLIKPLFREVYGRAKQIDPSIPEDVQLFMNDDKDANALATGRKTICITRGLMDAPPEQIKATLGHEFGHLAHKDTDLMLIVCVGNLIVNAIIICIRVIIEIFHIIGIVMSFGFGGDSLLALFANELRHLLTLVLFVGLTKLWNWIGTVLVMKSSRANEFEADEFAYRLGYGDALCALLDNIGGQKPQGLFATLASSHPDKDARIARLQAMGAAYRNAYDLANAQ, translated from the coding sequence ATGTATTTTACAGATTTTTTTAAACGCATGACGCGCAAAGGGAACATTCCGACATTGGTTTATCTGGCACTCAATGTATTCATTATCGCATTGAGCGTTTACGTGTTCATCGGAACGGCATTCATGCTTCCGATTTGGCTTTGTGTTTTGCTCGGCATCGGGCTCTACGCCTTGTCGCTCGCGATCGCTTTGTCTCCGATGGGCGAGTGGATTTTGAGAAAACGGGCGGGATGTAAAAAAATTGAACGGGTCGAACAAGTTAACTTGATTAAGCCGCTTTTCAGAGAGGTATACGGCAGAGCGAAACAGATTGATCCGAGCATTCCGGAAGATGTACAGTTGTTCATGAACGATGACAAAGACGCAAACGCTCTCGCGACAGGCCGCAAGACCATCTGCATTACGCGCGGGCTTATGGACGCGCCGCCGGAGCAGATTAAGGCAACACTCGGTCACGAATTTGGCCATCTGGCCCACAAAGACACGGATTTAATGCTCATCGTTTGTGTCGGCAATTTGATCGTCAACGCAATCATCATTTGCATTCGGGTGATCATCGAAATATTCCACATCATCGGTATTGTCATGTCATTTGGCTTCGGAGGCGATAGCCTTCTCGCACTCTTTGCTAACGAACTGAGACATTTGCTGACGCTTGTTTTGTTTGTCGGACTGACGAAGTTGTGGAACTGGATCGGCACGGTGCTCGTCATGAAATCGAGCCGTGCCAACGAATTTGAGGCGGATGAATTTGCTTACCGCCTTGGCTACGGCGACGCGTTGTGCGCGCTGCTCGACAACATCGGCGGCCAGAAGCCTCAAGGGTTGTTTGCGACGCTTGCAAGCTCCCATCCGGATAAGGATGCCCGCATTGCACGGCTTCAGGCTATGGGTGCGGCCTATCGAAACGCTTATGATTTGGCGAATGCCCAATGA
- a CDS encoding restriction endonuclease subunit S has translation MSKLDDLIREYCPDGVEYKKLDEIATITRGGNFQKKDFLDEGIPCIHYGQIYTKYNLFVDQTLSYISKEKSQKQKFAEPGDVIMAVTSENIEDVCKCVAWLGSEKLAVSGHTAIIHHNLNPKYLVYYLSSEAFYKQKLKLVHGTKVIEVTPKSLENVLIPVPPLPVQREIVRILDNFTELTAELTAELTAREKQYEYYRDRLLTFDENNPIGYVKIENKQIKDICEISRGKVISKKYIRDYEGNYPVYSSQTENNGVLGKIDTYDYDGDYLTWTTDGANAGTVFFRQGKFTITNVCGLLSVIAENVNIKYLFYILRRVAPQHVNKGMGNPKLMSNVMGNIRVPIPSLSIQDKIVSILDRFDKLCHDMTIGLPAEIEARQKQYAYYRDKLLDFKPLES, from the coding sequence ATGAGTAAGTTGGACGATCTGATTCGGGAGTATTGCCCGGATGGGGTGGAGTATAAGAAGCTTGATGAAATAGCGACAATTACTCGAGGTGGCAATTTTCAGAAAAAAGATTTTTTAGATGAAGGAATCCCATGTATCCACTATGGACAAATTTATACAAAATATAATTTATTTGTAGACCAAACTTTGAGCTATATTTCAAAAGAGAAAAGTCAAAAACAAAAATTTGCTGAACCTGGCGATGTGATTATGGCTGTAACGAGCGAAAACATTGAAGATGTTTGTAAATGCGTTGCTTGGCTTGGATCTGAAAAATTAGCTGTCAGCGGACATACAGCCATTATTCATCATAATTTAAATCCTAAATATCTTGTTTATTATCTATCATCAGAAGCTTTTTATAAGCAAAAATTAAAATTGGTACATGGCACTAAGGTTATAGAAGTCACGCCAAAATCATTAGAAAATGTATTAATTCCCGTTCCGCCCTTGCCGGTGCAGCGTGAAATTGTCCGGATTCTGGACAATTTCACAGAGCTTACAGCAGAGCTTACAGCAGAGCTTACAGCTAGGGAAAAGCAGTATGAATATTATCGGGATAGGTTACTCACGTTTGATGAAAATAATCCAATCGGTTATGTCAAAATTGAAAATAAACAAATAAAAGATATTTGCGAAATCAGTAGGGGTAAAGTAATATCTAAAAAATACATTAGGGATTATGAAGGGAATTATCCAGTATATTCTTCTCAAACTGAAAATAATGGTGTTTTAGGAAAAATTGATACTTATGATTATGATGGGGATTATTTAACCTGGACAACAGATGGAGCAAATGCGGGAACGGTATTTTTTAGGCAAGGGAAATTTACTATTACTAATGTTTGTGGTCTGCTAAGTGTGATCGCCGAAAATGTAAATATAAAATATCTATTTTACATTCTCAGAAGAGTTGCTCCTCAACATGTTAATAAGGGAATGGGAAATCCCAAATTAATGAGCAATGTTATGGGAAATATAAGAGTTCCTATTCCATCTTTATCTATTCAAGATAAAATTGTTTCAATTCTCGATCGCTTTGATAAATTATGCCACGATATGACAATCGGTCTTCCAGCAGAAATTGAAGCGAGGCAGAAGCAGTACGCCTATTATCGGGATAAACTTTTGGATTTCAAGCCGTTGGAGTCGTAA
- a CDS encoding DUF134 domain-containing protein yields the protein MGRPVKHRKICRKPKWDCFVPEGQKKTREKVVLSLDDYEAIRLIDLEGLTHAQCAEQMDISRTTVTEIYEAARHKIAEALVLGKSLEIAGGHVRLCAAAGCCRRYCRERADTLKHGKRRKEKDIMRIAIPYDNGEIFGHFGHTKQFKLYDAEDGKVKDTRIVDCGEAGHGALAGVLQAQDADVLICGGIGGGAQMALQEAGIQLFGGVSGDADAAAEAYLAGNLQYDPNPKCHHHEGGHHCGHHHEGGHHCHHHAE from the coding sequence TTGGGCAGACCTGTCAAGCACCGTAAAATCTGTCGGAAGCCGAAGTGGGACTGTTTTGTTCCCGAAGGTCAGAAGAAAACAAGAGAGAAGGTCGTTTTGAGTCTGGACGACTACGAGGCGATCCGGCTCATCGATTTAGAGGGATTGACCCATGCCCAATGCGCCGAACAGATGGATATTTCCCGGACGACGGTGACGGAGATTTACGAAGCTGCCCGGCACAAAATCGCCGAAGCCCTCGTGCTCGGAAAATCCCTGGAAATTGCCGGCGGTCATGTCAGATTGTGTGCGGCGGCTGGCTGCTGCCGCCGCTACTGCAGAGAGAGAGCAGACACTTTAAAGCACGGAAAAAGAAGAAAGGAAAAAGACATTATGAGAATCGCAATTCCCTACGACAACGGCGAGATTTTCGGGCATTTTGGCCACACGAAACAGTTTAAGCTTTACGACGCGGAAGACGGTAAAGTGAAGGACACTCGGATCGTGGACTGCGGCGAAGCGGGACACGGCGCTCTGGCCGGGGTGCTGCAGGCTCAGGACGCGGACGTGTTGATCTGCGGCGGCATTGGCGGCGGCGCTCAGATGGCCCTGCAGGAAGCGGGCATCCAGCTCTTCGGCGGCGTTTCCGGAGACGCGGACGCGGCGGCGGAAGCATATCTGGCCGGAAACCTTCAGTACGACCCCAACCCTAAGTGCCACCATCACGAAGGCGGCCATCACTGCGGCCACCATCACGAAGGCGGCCATCACTGCCATCATCACGCAGAATAA
- a CDS encoding type I restriction endonuclease subunit R, with protein MSYFNIVAETNENTVVTEYKPERQTDKSYQSEADLEATFIEHLEEQGYTYLPIHQEADLITNLRACLEHLNGITFSDAEWKRFFNASIANANDGIVQKTRKIQENYIQLLTRDDGTHKNIRLIDKKNIHNNRLQVINQYENGKAEGAKYDNRYDVTILVNGLPLVHVELKRRGVPIREAFNQIERYQRDSFWAGSGLFEYVQIFVISNGTNTKYYANSTRNNAIKERGSGRMKKTKTSNSFEFTSYWADAGNTIIPDLLDFTRTFFARHTLLNILTRYCIFTTENILMIMRPYQITATERILNRIEIANNYKKYGTVAGGGYIWHTTGSGKTLTSFKTARLATELPYIDKVLFVVDRKDLDYQTMKEYDRFEKGAADSNSSTAVLERQMRDPEVKIIITTIQKLSTFCKKYPKHPAYTAHIVIIFDECHRSQFGDMHQLIVKRFKKYHLFGFTGTPIFAANAGSRRGTDFTTAQAFGDQLHTYTIVDAINDHNVLPFRVDYIKTMDEDDAITDEQVWDIDRERAFMAPGRIEVVTRYILDHFDQKTYRGGRTYAFNALTNIADVAAAGRKTIDEIKTPMRLSGFNSIFAVASIDAAKLYYSEFKRQMAADPSKQLRVAVIYSYAPNEEVGAGLLSEENAEDTKGLDQSSRDFLEGAIDDYNRMFGTAYDTSGEKFQNYYKDVSLRMKNRELDLLIVVNMFLTGFDATTLNTLWVDKNLKMHGLIQAFSRTNRILNSVKTFGNIVCFRNLQKQVDEAIALFGDKDAGGVVLIRKFKDYYEGFDEGGRHYDGYVELIDKLVKGFPLDEPAITGEARQKAFIRLFGAILRMRNLLSAFDEFTGQELLPERDFQNYASRYQDLQDIWRKREKKDKKDISDDLVFETELIRQIEINIDYILMLVQKYHDQHGADKEILVTIRNAVDASPTLRSKKALIEQFIGQLSETDKDIADAWQRFVSAHIREDMDALIQAERLKPEPAKRFMTEAFREGEIKETGTAIDRMMPPVSRFGHSGRGEKKQRILDALRDFFDKYSGIVNAEGQNSGLFAYKVPETQDMPLAAEEKAVLEVVKRK; from the coding sequence ATGTCATACTTTAATATCGTCGCCGAGACGAACGAGAACACGGTCGTGACCGAATACAAGCCCGAGCGTCAAACCGACAAGAGCTACCAGAGCGAAGCCGACCTCGAAGCCACGTTCATTGAACACCTAGAGGAGCAGGGCTACACCTATCTGCCCATTCATCAGGAGGCCGACCTGATCACGAACCTACGCGCCTGCCTCGAACACCTCAACGGCATCACCTTCTCTGACGCCGAGTGGAAGCGCTTCTTCAACGCGTCCATTGCCAATGCCAACGACGGCATCGTCCAAAAGACCCGCAAAATTCAGGAGAACTACATCCAGTTGCTGACCCGGGACGACGGCACGCACAAGAACATCCGGCTCATCGACAAGAAAAATATCCACAACAACCGCCTTCAGGTCATCAACCAGTACGAAAACGGCAAGGCGGAGGGCGCCAAATACGACAACCGCTACGACGTCACAATTCTCGTCAACGGCCTGCCCCTCGTTCACGTCGAGCTCAAGCGCCGGGGCGTGCCGATTCGCGAGGCCTTCAACCAGATTGAGCGCTACCAGCGCGATTCCTTCTGGGCCGGCTCCGGGCTTTTCGAGTACGTCCAGATTTTCGTGATCTCCAACGGCACTAACACGAAATACTACGCCAACTCCACCCGGAACAACGCCATCAAAGAGCGCGGCTCGGGCAGAATGAAAAAGACCAAGACCAGCAACAGCTTCGAGTTCACGTCCTACTGGGCCGACGCGGGCAACACCATCATCCCGGACCTGCTCGACTTCACACGGACGTTCTTTGCGCGCCACACGCTGCTCAACATCCTGACCCGGTATTGCATCTTCACGACAGAAAACATCCTGATGATCATGCGCCCGTACCAGATCACCGCCACCGAGCGGATATTGAACCGCATCGAAATCGCCAACAACTACAAAAAATACGGCACCGTCGCCGGCGGCGGCTACATCTGGCACACGACCGGCTCAGGGAAAACCTTGACCTCGTTCAAGACCGCGCGCCTCGCGACCGAGCTGCCCTACATCGACAAGGTGCTCTTTGTCGTCGACCGCAAGGACCTGGACTACCAGACCATGAAGGAATACGACCGGTTCGAAAAGGGCGCGGCCGACTCCAACTCGTCCACCGCCGTGCTCGAGCGTCAGATGCGCGATCCCGAGGTGAAAATCATCATCACGACCATTCAGAAGCTTTCGACCTTCTGCAAAAAATACCCGAAGCACCCGGCCTACACCGCGCACATCGTCATCATCTTCGACGAATGCCACCGCAGCCAGTTCGGGGACATGCACCAGCTCATCGTCAAGCGGTTTAAAAAATACCACTTGTTCGGCTTCACCGGCACGCCGATTTTCGCGGCCAACGCCGGCAGCCGCCGGGGCACCGACTTCACGACGGCCCAGGCCTTCGGCGACCAGCTCCACACCTACACCATCGTCGACGCCATCAACGATCACAACGTGCTGCCCTTCCGGGTCGACTACATCAAGACCATGGACGAGGACGACGCCATCACCGACGAACAGGTCTGGGATATCGACCGGGAGCGGGCGTTCATGGCGCCGGGGCGCATCGAAGTCGTCACGCGCTATATCCTCGACCATTTCGACCAAAAGACCTACCGCGGCGGCCGAACCTACGCCTTCAACGCGTTGACGAATATTGCCGACGTCGCCGCCGCTGGGCGCAAGACCATCGACGAAATCAAGACGCCGATGCGGCTCTCGGGGTTCAATTCGATTTTCGCCGTGGCCTCCATCGACGCGGCCAAGCTTTACTACAGCGAATTCAAGCGCCAGATGGCCGCGGACCCGTCGAAACAGCTGCGCGTCGCCGTGATCTACAGCTACGCCCCGAACGAGGAAGTCGGCGCCGGGCTTCTCAGTGAGGAAAACGCCGAGGACACCAAGGGCCTCGATCAGAGCAGCCGGGATTTCCTCGAGGGCGCCATCGATGACTACAACAGGATGTTCGGCACCGCCTACGACACCTCGGGTGAGAAATTCCAAAACTATTACAAGGACGTGTCCCTGCGGATGAAAAACCGGGAGCTCGACCTGCTCATCGTCGTCAACATGTTTTTGACCGGGTTCGACGCGACGACCCTCAACACCCTCTGGGTTGACAAGAACCTGAAGATGCACGGCCTGATTCAGGCCTTCAGCCGCACCAACCGCATCCTCAACTCCGTCAAGACCTTTGGGAACATCGTCTGCTTCCGCAATCTCCAGAAGCAGGTGGACGAGGCCATCGCACTCTTCGGCGACAAGGACGCCGGCGGCGTCGTGCTGATCCGGAAATTCAAGGATTATTACGAAGGCTTCGACGAAGGCGGCCGGCACTACGACGGCTACGTCGAGCTGATCGACAAGCTCGTGAAAGGGTTCCCGCTGGACGAGCCGGCGATCACCGGGGAAGCGCGGCAAAAGGCCTTCATCCGGCTCTTCGGCGCGATACTGCGCATGCGCAACCTGCTGTCGGCCTTTGATGAGTTCACGGGACAGGAGCTCCTCCCCGAACGGGACTTTCAGAATTACGCCAGCCGCTATCAGGATCTGCAGGACATCTGGCGGAAGCGCGAGAAGAAAGACAAGAAGGACATCAGCGACGACCTGGTCTTCGAGACCGAGCTGATCCGCCAGATCGAGATCAACATCGACTACATCCTGATGCTCGTGCAGAAATACCACGATCAGCACGGGGCGGACAAGGAAATCCTCGTGACGATTCGGAACGCCGTCGACGCCAGCCCGACCCTTCGGAGCAAGAAGGCGCTGATCGAACAGTTTATCGGCCAGCTGAGCGAGACGGACAAGGACATCGCCGACGCGTGGCAGCGTTTCGTCAGCGCACACATACGCGAGGACATGGACGCCCTCATTCAGGCCGAACGCCTCAAGCCTGAGCCGGCCAAGCGTTTCATGACCGAGGCCTTCAGGGAAGGGGAAATCAAGGAAACCGGCACGGCGATCGACCGCATGATGCCGCCGGTCAGCCGCTTCGGTCACAGCGGCCGCGGGGAGAAGAAACAGCGCATCCTCGACGCGCTCCGGGATTTCTTTGATAAATATTCGGGGATCGTAAACGCCGAGGGCCAGAACAGCGGCCTGTTCGCGTACAAGGTGCCGGAAACTCAGGATATGCCGCTCGCGGCTGAGGAAAAAGCGGTGTTAGAGGTTGTGAAGAGAAAGTAA